ACTTTTGGTTCGTAACCAGAGGCATCAAAGTACCAATTTATTAGGTCTCCAATGCTTGTTCTGATAGACTTGGATGTTTTCGTAAAGCCATAGCCGGGTAAATCTACAAAATAAGTAGAATCATTGATTAAAAAAATATTGATTTGCTGAGTTCGACCAGGATAGGAACTAGTTTTAGCCAGATTCTTATTATTGGTAAGAGCATTAATTGCACTGGACTTGCCTACATTTGATCTTCCAATAAAAGCAATTTGAGGAATCTCCTGCCTTAAGGTGCTTCCTTGTTGGGTCATTCCTGTTATAAACTGAGTTTTTTTAATTTGCATAAGGGCATCATACCAGATATCAAGAGCAGATAAAATTACTTATTCTTCGTAGTCATAAACGTTTTCTTGTATTTCACGTATTAATTGGTTCCAGTATTGAGTGGACCCCCAGTCTGGGAAATGTTTTTTAAAACTGGCATCGTTAGATTGTAATGCACACCAGCTTGCAAAATGAATCATTCTCATGACTTTTAATATGGGTATTAATTGTAGTGACTGGAGGTTAAAGGAGCTGAAAGTTTCATATCCGTCGATAAACCAGTTGATTTCTTTGTCGCATTGGTTGACGTTGCCTGGTAAAAGCATCCAAAGATCTTGGACTGCTGGTCCTATACACATATCGTCAAAATCAACGAGATATATTCCTTCCTCTGGTCGATGAATGAGGTTCCCAAGGTGACAATCGCCATGTATTAGAAAAAGAGGTTCTTGTTTGAATAATAGTGATGCCTTTTGCATAAAAAAATCAGCAACTCTTTCGATGGAGACCATGTAATCTATTGGGATAAAGTCGTTTGTTAATAAGTAGTTTAAACTTTTCTTAGTTGCCTTTTCAGGTGTCCAGATAATGCGCTTTGAATGCTGGATGGGTTTTCCTATTAAATGTATTCTTCCAAGAAGCCTCCCCACTAGAGTCCAGCTATCTTGGTTAAGTTCGTCTATGGCTCTTCCGCCTTTTTTGGGAAAAATGGTAAAGTTGATGTCATTAAAATTAAAAAGAGTTTGTTTGTTAAAAATAAGTGGCACAATAACAGGTAGCTCGGCACTAGCTAATTCAAACAAGAAGTTATGTTCTTCTTGAATCATTTGCTTAGTCCAACGTCCTGGTCTATAGAATTTTACAATTAATTTTTGGTTACTTTGTTTAACAGTTAGCTCATAAACTCGGTTCACGTAGCTATTACGTTGAATGACAAGATTGGATAGTTTTAAGCCAGTAACTTTTTCTGTTTCAGTAAGAATTGAGTCAAAAGTTAAGGTATTCCATGGATCTTGCATACCAGACATTATAGCATTAGGTTAAGTGTTTGGTGTTGGGGGAGTTAAGCTGTATTGGCCTTGCAATCTGTTAATAAGAAGAATCCCCAGTGTTTTTATGAAACGGAAGCTTTCTTTTACTGGATCAACCTTGCTTCCAGCTTGGTCTTCCCAAACAATTGGAACTTCAACTACAAGTTGGTGATAGAGTTTTGCTAGGTATAAGATTTCTAAATCAAAAGAAAAGCCATCTATTGTTTGTTTTGGGAAGACTAGCTCGGAAAATTCTTTTGTAAACATTTTGAATCCACATTGAGTATCACGAATACCTGGCAGGATAGTGTTTCTTGTAAGTGCTCTTAAGGTGTTGCCGGTTATTTTTCTATGGAAGGGTTGAGGACTTTTTATTATTGAACCAGGTAGCGCTCTAGAGCCAATACTGCCGTCTGCCGAAAATTTTTGAAGTGCTATATAGAGCTTTAGTGTTTCATGAATATCTGTGGATCCATCGGCATCCGTGAATAGCCGTAATTCGGATGTTGATGTTAGCATGCCTCTGTTTACTGAAAACCCTTTTCCTCTATTTTTATGAGTTAGGCAAGAAACTGGAGAGCGGCTAGTTCTTTTGAAGCAGGTAACTACTTGTTTTGTGTTATCAGATGATCCATCATTTACAATAATCATTTCACTGTTTGGTGCGTATTGATTTAAAAAATCATCTATCCTTATTAAGTTTTCCTCTATTCTTACCTCTTCATTATAGGCGGGGATGATTATGCTTAAGCTTTGGGTTATTATAGACGCAACGATTTTATAGTTCATAAACATATATCGTGTGTCGTGTCCATTTGTTGCACCATTTTTTTGTTTCTACAATTTTTTGAAGACTTAGCGTCTATAGAATTATGTTTCAAATAGGGTTATTATTGAGGTAGTTAGATTAAGAAGGAGCCGTTATTTGAGCGAGAAGGTTATTATTGTTGGTGGAGGCATTGGCGGGCTGGCAATGTCTTGTCTATTAGCGAAAAAAGGCTACGAGGTTGCTCTTTATGAGAAAGAAGAGCGCTTAGGTGGTAAATGCAATTTGCTTCAAGACAAAGGCTATTCTTTTGATATGGGTCCTTCTCGTTATTGGATGCCTGAGGTATTTGAACATTTTTTTAAGTTATTAGGAGAGAATATTGAGGATCATTTACATTTAGTTAAATTGGAGCCATCCTTTAGAGTTTTTTTTGATTCAGATAAGAAATGCCATAAAGATATTTTTACGAATAGGGAAAAACTAAAGGAAGTTTTTGAGCATTTTGAGGTTGGAAGTTTTGCCAAACTTGAAGAGTATTTAGAAAATGCGAAAGAGAAATATGGTATCGCAATGGAAGAGTTTATGTATCGTAATTATGACAGCTTATTAGATTTTTTGAATTTTAATATGTTGAAAAATATTAGTAAGTTTTCTCTTTTTGCATCTATGGATAGTTATGTTAGAAAATTTTTTAAGAACAGAGATTTAAGAAAACTATTAGAATATCAATTGATTTTTTTAGGTGGCTCTCCCCATAACACTCCTGCTTTATATCAAATTATGTCTCATGTGGATTTTAATCAGGGGGTTTATTATCCGATGGGAGGGATGTACAAACTTGTTGAGGCATTGGAAAGGATAGGGCGAGGATTAGGGGTCAATTATTACTTGGGAGCTTCGGTTGAAGAAATAATTATTGAAAATGGATATGCTCAAGGGGTTCGGTTAGATAATGGGCACTTCATAAGAGCTGACGAGGTGGTGTGCAATGCAGATATGGCATTTGTAGAAACCACCCTTATTAAAAAGAAATATCAAACTTATCCAAAAAAATATTGGGAGAAGAAGATTATTGGTCCATCGGGGCTTATTTTGTATTTAGGCGTAGATGGAGAAATTCCAGAGCTAATCCATCATAATTTTTATTTTGCCTTTGATTGGGAAAAGAACTTTGAGCAGATGCTGAAAAGACCAATTTGGCCTATGGACCCCTCTTTTTATGTTTTTAACTCAACAAAAATAGATGAGGAGATGGCTCCAGTAGGAAAAGAGAATTTGGTTGTGTTTGTGCCGATTGCTTCAGGTATGATTTATAGCAAAGGACAGGTTAAGGCTTATGCTGAGACTATCATTAACACAATTGAGGATAAGATGGGTGTTAAGAATTTATCTAAGAGAATAGAGTTTCAGAAAATTTTTAGTATTGAAGAGTTTAAGAAGAAATACAATAGTTATAAAGGCACCGCTCTTGGTTTGTCGCATACTTTATTTCAAACAGCCGTGCTGCGACCTAGAAATGTAAGCAAGAAAGTGAAAAATTTGTATTATGTAGGAGCGAATACTAATCCCGGCATAGGTCTACCAATGTGTGTTATTAGTGCTGAGTTAGCTTATAAAAGGATGCGAGGCATCAAGGCCAACGGAAAACTAAAAGCATTATAATTTATTTTTTTAAATAAATTCACGAAGTCACGGCGAGGAACAAACGACGCTTAGTGGTATAATATTTTAAAAAGGAGAGATTATTATGCCATATGTAAACATTAGAGTAGCTGGGAAGCTTTCAAAAAAACAAAAACAAAAAATTTCCAAGGATGTCTGTAATTCATTAGAAAAGAATGCTGGTAAGGCAAAAGATTCTGTCCTTATTTTTTTTGATGAAGTAGCACCAGAAAATATAGCTAAAGGCGATAAATTATTAGCGTGAAGAAAGCTCTCTTAATTGATGGACACAGTTTAGCCTATCGTGCTTTTTTTGCAGTTGGTGGATTGACCACAAAAGAAGGACAGCCAACAAATGCTTTATTTGGTTTTGTTAGCATGGTTTTGCAGATAATTAAGAATTATTCCCCAGAGCAGATATATGTTGCCTTTGATTTGCCACAACCAACGTTTAGACATGAAATGTATAAAGAATATAAGGCCAATAGAGAGAAGCCACCAGAAGAATTTATTAGTCAGATTCCAATTATCAAGGAGTTTGTGCAGGAATTAGGCTTAAATATGGTGCAACAACCAGGCTTTGAAGCCGATGATGTCATAGGTTCTTTAGCAAAGAAACTGAGTAGAGAAGGAATTAGTCCCTATATAGTTACTGGAGATAAAGATTCTTTTCAATTGGTTACTGATGATATTCACGTTCTTTTAACTAAGAAGGGAATTTCTGAGATAGAAGAGTATGGTCCAGAGCAAGTGTTTGAGAGATATGGCTTAACTGTTGAGCAGATGATAGACATGAAGGCCTTGATGGGAGACAACTCAGATAATATTCCGGGAGTTAAGGGTATTGGCGAAAAGACAGCTATAAAATTACTTCAAGATTATAAAACAATAGAAGGAGTATATGAAAACATTAGCAAGATTCAAGGTAAGTTGCAGGAGAAGCTTATTCAGGACAAAGATAAGGCTTTTCTTAGTAAAGAGCTAGTGACAATCAATACTGTGTTAGAGGTTGAGACACAAGCTGTTGACACTGTTATGGATAATGAGAAGTTATTAGAGTTTTTTAAGAAGTATGAATTAAATAGTTTAATCAAGCGATTCCTTGGTGTTGAAAAAGTTGTGAGAGACGTTCAAATGATTAGTTTTGAGGTAGTGGATAGCGAGGAGAAACTTATTAGAGTTGTTGACTTATTATCAAGCCAGCAAGAGATTGGACTATATTGTGAGTATGACGACAGAACCAATGAGTTAGTTGCAATTAGTTTTTCCACACAAGACGGAAAATGCTTTGTTGTTCCTCTTGCTTTTGCTTGTGGAAATCTTTCTTCAACTGAACATGATTCTTTCGGACCAATGTTTGCTATGGAAAAACCAACGACTACCGCTAGTCTTCAAGGACTGTTTGCATTAAAAGCACATAAAAATATTAGTGATGTTAAGAGATTAATACGTTATTTAGATAGCGAAGGATTAGTTTTATTAGGAACTTATGATGATATTTTGGTGATGGATTATTTGCTTGAGCCAGATAGAAGCAATAGAGAAGTTGAAAGGATGTTGAAAGTTTATTTTAGTGAAGAGCTAGAAACAAAGAAAGAATTACTATCCAAAAATAAGAAGTTTCACTTTTGTGAAATACCAGCCGAAAAAGCGCTGGAATATTTAGCAATAAGAGCCGCAGCAATACTAAGGCTTAAAACTAAATTGACCTCGTTGTTGAAAGAAGAGGATTTGTTATTTATTTATCAAGATATGGAATTACCGCTTATTGATATTTTGTTTAGGATGGAAAAAGAGGGCATCTTATTAGACAAAAAGTACCTCAAAGAAATGTCGCTAGAGTTACATAGTGAATTAAAGGTAATAGAGCAAGCTGTGTATTTATTAGCTGGCGAAGAATTTAATATTAATTCTAATAAGCAGTTACAAGAAATTCTTTTTGATAAGTTAAAGCTACCAACTTCTAAAAAAATTAAAACAGGTTACAGCACTAATATTGATGTCTTAGAAGAGCTGGCTAGTAAATATGAAATTGCAACAAAGCTAATTGAATATAGACAATTAAACAAACTACTGAACACATACGTTGATGCCTTACCAAAGTTAACTGATAGCTCTGACAGGCTACACACCACATTTAATGCTACTGTTGCTTCTACTGGTAGACTTAGTAGCAGTGACCCCAATTTACAAAATATTCCCATCAGGGGAGATTCTGGTAGCAAGGTAAGAGGAGCTTTTATTGCTAAACCAGGATATGTGTTGATAGTTGCAGATTATTCCCAGATAGAGCTTCGAATCCTGGCACATATTAGTAAAGACGAGAAGCTGATTGAGGCTTTTTTGAAAGGACAAGACATCCATAGCGCTACTGCTGCCTCAGTTTTTGGTGTTCCGCTTGAAGCTGTTACTAAAGAGCTGAGAGGTAAGGCGAAAGCAATTAATTTTGGATTAGCTTATGGAATGGGTGCCTTTAATATGGCAAATAGTTTAGGGATGGAGGTACATGAAGCACAACATCATATTGATGTTTATTTTAGTAATTTCCCTAATATTAAGAAATTTATGGATGAGGCGCCTCAGTTTGTCTTAGAAAATGGATACATTAAAACGTTATATGGTAGGAAAAGATATTTTAGAGATTTTGCTTCTCTTGGCAAGCGAGAACAAAATTCACAGATAAGGATGATCATTAATTACCCAATGCAAGGGTTAGCCGCTGATATTATTAAACTTGCCATGATTCAATTGGATAAGGAAATTAGTGGTTTTGAGGCAAAAGTGTTGTTGCAGGTACACGACGAGTTAATTGTTGAGGTTAAAGAAGCAGAAGCTGAACAATTGAAGAATGTTATCGTGAAAACAATGGAGAGTTCATATCAACTGGATGTTCAGTTGGTTGTAAATGCTTCAGTGGCGCATAATTGGTTGGAGGCAAAATAATCTGTCCTCTTTCCCTTTTTGGTATTTTTTGTAATAATTTTAGTTAAGCAAATTAATAAGCAAGGAGTTTTTAATAAATGACACATTTCAAAAGGGTTCTTTTAAAGTTGAGCGGAGAGGCATTTTTAGGCAATAGACAGTATGGAATAGATCCTGAGTTTTTAAAAGAATTAGCCGAAGAAATAAAATTTGTTAAAACAAATAAAGAAATAGAATTAGCTATAGTAATTGGTGGTGGGAATATTTTTAGAGGCCTTAGTGCTGCTTCAAATGGCATGAACAGGGTCACGGCTGATTATATGGGAATGTTAGCAACTGTTATGAATGCCTTAGCCTTGCAAGATGCTTTTGAAAGAGTTGGGATTGAGTCTAGAGTGCAAACTTCTTTTGATGTGAGAGAATTTGCGGAACCATTTATTCAACAGAAAGCGGTAAGACATCTAGAGAAAAATAGAGTAGTTATTTTTGCAGGTGGAACAGGAAATCCTTTTTTTACCACAGATACTGCTGCGGTTTTAAGGGCAATTGAAATAGACGCAGACCTCATTTTGAAAGCGACAAAAGTAGATGGTGTATACGATAAGGACCCTGCTGTTCACACCGATGCAAAAATGTTTAAAGAAATAACCTATATGGACGTGCTTACGAAAGATCTTCGAGTTATGGACTCAACAGCTATTTCGTTAAGTAAAGATAATAAATTGCCAATGAAGGTTTTCAATATGAGTACCAAGGGAAATATTAAAAGAATCCTGATGGGTGAAGATATTGGGACTAAGGTAAGGAACTAGGAGGAAAAAATATGAGCGAAATTAATCAACGTATGCAGAAAGCAATTGAAAGTTTATCCAACAACTTTGCAACAGTTAGAACAGGTAGGGCCAATCCAGACATTCTTAACAGGGTTGTTGTTGATGTGTATGGTGCTAGTTTGCCAATTAAACAAGTTGCTTCTATGCATGTGCAGGACTCTAATGTTATTGTGGTCACTCCTTTTGACCGAGGCACTCTTGCTGATGTAGAGAGGGCAATAGTTAAAGCTTCTTTGGGCTTGAATCCCAACAACGATGGTGTGAACATTCGTTTAGTAATACCTGCTTTAACTGAAGAAAGAAGACTAGAGTTAGATAAAGCTGTTAAGAAAATGGCAGAGGAAGCAAGAGTTGCTATTAGAAACATCAGAAGAGACCAACTTGAAAAAGTTAAAAAAGACGAAGAGCTGAGCGAAGATGCAAAGAAAAGACTAGAAAACGAGGTTCAAGTGGTTACGGATAAATTTATTAAAGAAGTGGAAGATTTACTTAAACATAAAGAGAAAGAAATAATGGAAATCTAATGTCTTTAGAAAATGTCCCACAACATATTGCTATCATTATGGATGGTAACGGTCGTTGGGCGAAAGAGAGAGGATTGCCAAGAACAGCTGGTCACAAAGAAGGTGCGGAGGCACTTAAAAGGACTATTACTGCTTGTAGCGAATTAGGTGTAAAGTATTTATCAGTGTACGCTTTTTCTACAGAGAACTGGAAACGACCAAAAGAAGAGGTCAATTTTCTCCAAACCCTTTTACAGCAAGTCTTAAGTAAAGAAGTGAATAAACTTTCCAAAAGAGGAGTAAAGTTAAGATTTTTAGGAGATATGTCTGCTTTTAATGAAAAATTGCGCCATAAAATTAAAGAAGCAGAAGAAAAAACATCCTCGAACACACAACATCAGCTAAACATCATGCTTAATTATGGCTCCAGAGACGAGATTGTGAAGGCAGTTAATTTTGCAATAAAAGAAGGAAAAGAATTAACAGTAGAAGGCTTTAATGGTTTATTATATACAGAAGGAATTCCTGATCCAGAGTTAATCATTAGAACTAGCGGAGAGCAGAGATTGAGTAATTTTTTGTTGTGGCAAGCGGCTTATTCTGAACTGTGGTTTACGGATGCTTATTGGCCAGACTTTAATAAAGAATTGCTTCAGCAAGCGATACATGATTATAGTCTTAGAGGCAGGAGATTTGGGGGAGTATAGTGATTCTTAAAAGAAAATTTTCTATCAAGAAGCTAGCGAAAAGAGCGTTAACGCTTGCGGTAACAGTCCCTTTTGTTGTTCTTATTATGGACCCGACTTTAGTAGTTAAGGACCCAATGTTTACTTATTATGCAGGTCTTCCTTTTTTAATTTTCGTTATAGCAATTGCCATCCTCATGCTCAACGAATTTTATCATATGGTAGATAATGAATTTGATGGAACCTTTTACTTAATAGGCCATGCTGTTGTTATTACTATAATTTTTTTAGGATTTTTTAAAGAACTTTCTTTTTTATGGAATAATTTAATATCTTTTGGTTTGTCCGTAGCAGTTGTGCTTATTTCTTTATATGAGTTGTATACAAAAAAACTACTTTTTTATAAACAGAAAGAATTAGTAAATTTTAGAGCAATACTTTATGTTGGTTGGTGTTTAGTTTTTCTTGTTTTAATTAGAAATTTTCATCATGGTAAAGCCTTGATTTCTTATTTTGCTTTTACTGTTTGGGCAATGGATATTTCAGCTTATATGATAGGAATGTTGCTTGGTAGGCATAAACTGTCAGACATTAGCCCCAAGAAATCCATAGAAGGAGCAGTCGCTGGCTTTCTGGCAGCAGTTATCACTTCGTGCGTTATTTTGTCTGGAATTGGTAGTATCCCAGCCATTCATAGTTTGATTTTAGGAGCAATAATTGGTGTTATTGGTCAAACAGGTGATTTGTATGAGTCTCTGATTAAAAGAACCTATGGGGTAAAAGACTCAAGTAATATCCTTCCCGGTCATGGTGGCATTTTAGACCGAGCCGATAGTTTTATTTTGTTAGCGCCAATTGTTTATTATTATCTTTTATTTATAGGATTATAAATTGAATAGAATAATTATCCTTGGGTCTACTGGAAATATTGGAGTGCAGGCGCTAGATGTAATTAGTCAGAATAAGGATAAATTTAGTCTAGTGGGCATTAGTGCACATGAAAACCTAAAACTCTTAAGAAAGCAAATTATTAAATATTCTCCTTTGTATGTAGCAATTAGTGGAAAAATAGATTTATTAGCAATTAAACAAGAGTTTCCGAAGGTAACATTTTATGAGGGGAAAGATGCGCTTAATAATTTAGTTGAGATTGATGACTACGACATGGCGATTGTATCTATTGTTGGCATCGCTGCTTTGCTTCCTACAATGAAAGTTATTAGTAAAGGCAAAGATCTTGCTATTGCTTCCAAAGAAGTGTTAGTTGCTGCTGGCCACTTAGTTAATCAGGCACTGGCAAAGTCCAAGACTACCTTATATCCGATAGATAGTGAACATGTGGCGATTTCTCTGTGTATGAGGGGATATCAAAAGGAAGATGTAAAAAATATAATTTTAACTGCTTCTGGTGGTCCTTTTTGGGCTCAAGATGATTTATCAAAAGTAACTATTCAAGATGCGTTGTTGCATCCGAATTGGTCTATGGGGAGGAAAATCTCTATCGATAGCGCGACAATGATTAATAAAGGGCTTGAGATTATTGAAGCGCATTGGTTGTTTGGAGTTGATTATGACAAAATCAAAGTCCTAATTCATCCGCAAAGCATTGTGCATGGGCTTGTTGAGTATGCAAATGGAGCAGTGATCTCACAAATGGGGGCTCCGGATATGCGCATGCCAATACTCTATGCTATTAGCAGGGGGGAAATTTTGCCATATACAGACAGTAGTTTAATTTTAGCAGGCAAAAAATTAGATTTTTGTGAACCAGATTTAAAGAAGTTCAAAGGCTTAGCGTTGGCATATGAGGCTGGAATTTTAGGTGGTTCTTTGCCTGCTTTTTATAATAGTGCTAATGAAGAAGCAGTTGCTTTGTTTTTATGTGAGCAGTGTTCTTTTTTGCAAATTACTGAATTAGTTGATGAAACCATGAGTTGCCATTCTAGAATAAGCAATCCATCTTTGGAAGAAATTTTATCTGTTGATAGAGAGGCAAGAATTTGTGTTAGGGAATGTTGTAATGGATAATTTAGATCTTTTTCTCGCTGTGTCTCTTTCCTCGGCAAGAGATAAAAGAGTTTTTTTGGAGGCTATAACAAGCGAAGGAGACTTACAAAATTTTTCTAAGCTATTAAAGCAAAAAAGAACAGACCTGGAAGACATTAAAGAATATTGTGGTAAAAATAACGTTAGCATTATTACATATCTTGATGCCGAGTATCCGCCATTATTAAAGCAGATACCAGATGCGCCTGTGTTAATTTATGCCAAAGGCGATACTAGTATTTTAAAGAGTAGCACTTCAATTGCTATTGTTGGAACAAGACAAGCAACTCAACATGGCTTAAGTATTGCTTATGATTTAGGAAAGGAACTGGCAGAATATAGCTGTGTTGTTGTCAGTGGTTTGGCAGAAGGAATCGATGCCTCCGCTCATAGAGGAGCTTTGTTGTCAGGAAAAACTATAGCTGTAATAGGTTCTGGTATGAAGTTTCAGTTTCCAGCAGCGAATCGAGATTTGTATACTAGCATATTTGAAAAAGGTGTTGTTATAACAGAGTTTGCGCCAGATATACATCCAGACAAGAACACTTTTCCGATTAGAAATAGAATTATAGCGGGCTTGGTACGTGGCGTCGTGGTTGTTGAGTCCAAGAGTTCAGGTGGTTCTATGATAACTGCTAATCTAGCCTTAGAGTATGATCGAGAGGTGTTTGCTGTGCCTGGTAGAGCTACCGATATTTATAGCCAAGGTCCCAATAAATTAATTAAACAAGGCGCAAAATTAGTTGGTTCAGCAAGTGATATTGTTGAAGAGCTAAACTGGCTTATTCCAAAAAAGAGTATAGAAAAAGAAATTCCTTACAAACTATCAGTAGAAGAAAAGCAGGTATATGAAGCTATTTCTTTGGAGCCAATTTATATAGATATTTTGTCAGAGCAAACGAAGATTGAAACCAAGAAGCTTTTGACCGTTTTATCTTTTTTAGAAATGCAAGGTATTGTTAGACAGATACCAGGCAAGTATTACGTAAAGGGTTAATGGTTACTTTTGTTTAATCAAAAGTAACCATTAAATTTCTACAAATTTATCTTGCACAAGTTTCACACTAATTTTGAATTAGAAGGTATATTTTGCTTGTATTTCAACTCCACTTATTGAGTAGTATTCAGTTTTCCCAAGTGGAGCTAATTCCCTCGTAAAGTTATTTATACTAAATAATGCTTGAAGAGATAAGTTTTGAGAGTAGAAATATTCAAACCCAAATTGATATCCAATATTTAATGCATTTAGATCAAAACTAGTCCCAGTAGTCATTAGGTATGTAATCAAAAAAGGACGATTTATGCCAATAATTAAGTTTAGATTTTGAATTGTTGGGATATAGATATTTCCGTAAAATGAAGCGAAGCTTATTTTGTTAGGAGTCCCGTAAGGTATTGTTGTCCCTGCGTAAACGAGTTCATTAATTGTTCTGTCCATAGTATATTCTAGTCCTACAGCATAGTTAATAGCTTGTATTTTGTTTTTATATTCTAAACCTATCAGAAATGGTGCAGTTGTTTTATCAAGAAGCTCAGTTGATCCAGAATATTTACTTTTAATTTCAGTTCCTAAATTGTAACCAGTGAAGATGCTCCAATCGGCTGATAGCGTAAATGACATTAGTAAGACCAAAGCGGTACAGATTTTTTTCATGTTTAATTGCCTCCTTTGGTTCTATATATAGAACGCTTATTCTAATAATTTATCATATGCTTTTATATAAGTCTATATATAGAACAAAATAATATGAGAATAAAAAGAGAAGTTGATTTATCTATTAGTTTAAAAATCAAGAAGATTGGTGAAAATATTACTTTTTTAAGAAAGAGTAAGAATATGTCATGTGAAAAGCTTGCATATTCAATAGGAATTTCGAAAAGCTTTCTAGGTTATGTTGAAAAAGGATTAACCAATCCTACTGTAGAAACATTATATTTAATTGCAGATGGGTTAGATTGTGAAATAGTTGAGTTGTTTAAATAAAAAGCTTTGCTGCATGATTTAGCTAATGCATTATTAATAATCCTTCCCTTTTCAAGGGAAGGTGCCCTTTTAGGGCGGAAGGGTCTAAGGCTTATTCGCCACCTTTCAGATAAAGTACGTTTTTTTTATTTTTAAATATTAGTTGTATTGCTTTGTCAGTCTCTTTTAGGATGCTGAATTCTTCAGGAGAATAGTACGTTAATTCATATTCTCTGTTAAATATTTCCATTGTGGCTTTTAGATATTCTTCTACTACTTCTTGCGCTAACGTTCCAATCACCAAGAGTTGGATAGGTTTAGAGAAGTCCATCGGATGTTTTACTGTGTGGCTGTGTAATAGAACAATTTCTAATGATTTAGTTTTAACAAGTAACTTAAAGATGTTTTTGGGCTCAGTTGTAGCCTTTAGGATAACTCTTTTGAAGTCATCATAGAAAGGGTTTTGGGTGTTCACAAAATAATTTACTTGGTTACCTTGCGGGTACCTATGTATAATTTGAGCAGCGACTAGTTTTTTAGTTTCTCTTTGAACGGCGGAAATTGGCTCATCTATTAGTCTGCTTAGCTCCCTTGTGTGGTAGTTTTTGTTTGTGTTAAACAAAAACAGTTCAAGTAGCTTTCTTTTTACTTTAGATTGAATGAGATTTTCTAGTACATTAGACATGTTAATAATAGTACACAAAAAATGGTCAGCAAGTCAATTGGTATGATTATAGGTATTAGTTTAATTGCTTTATGGTTTTTTATTCGTTATGTTATTCCGAGTTTTTATCTGTCATTCCCGCGAAGGCGGGAATGACGCATGGATAGGTTATCAGTAAGTTGCTTTACAGTTCGACAACCAA
This genomic window from Candidatus Margulisiibacteriota bacterium contains:
- a CDS encoding tautomerase family protein, which produces MPYVNIRVAGKLSKKQKQKISKDVCNSLEKNAGKAKDSVLIFFDEVAPENIAKGDKLLA
- a CDS encoding glycosyltransferase family 2 protein, whose protein sequence is MNYKIVASIITQSLSIIIPAYNEEVRIEENLIRIDDFLNQYAPNSEMIIVNDGSSDNTKQVVTCFKRTSRSPVSCLTHKNRGKGFSVNRGMLTSTSELRLFTDADGSTDIHETLKLYIALQKFSADGSIGSRALPGSIIKSPQPFHRKITGNTLRALTRNTILPGIRDTQCGFKMFTKEFSELVFPKQTIDGFSFDLEILYLAKLYHQLVVEVPIVWEDQAGSKVDPVKESFRFIKTLGILLINRLQGQYSLTPPTPNT
- the crtI gene encoding phytoene desaturase family protein, whose amino-acid sequence is MSEKVIIVGGGIGGLAMSCLLAKKGYEVALYEKEERLGGKCNLLQDKGYSFDMGPSRYWMPEVFEHFFKLLGENIEDHLHLVKLEPSFRVFFDSDKKCHKDIFTNREKLKEVFEHFEVGSFAKLEEYLENAKEKYGIAMEEFMYRNYDSLLDFLNFNMLKNISKFSLFASMDSYVRKFFKNRDLRKLLEYQLIFLGGSPHNTPALYQIMSHVDFNQGVYYPMGGMYKLVEALERIGRGLGVNYYLGASVEEIIIENGYAQGVRLDNGHFIRADEVVCNADMAFVETTLIKKKYQTYPKKYWEKKIIGPSGLILYLGVDGEIPELIHHNFYFAFDWEKNFEQMLKRPIWPMDPSFYVFNSTKIDEEMAPVGKENLVVFVPIASGMIYSKGQVKAYAETIINTIEDKMGVKNLSKRIEFQKIFSIEEFKKKYNSYKGTALGLSHTLFQTAVLRPRNVSKKVKNLYYVGANTNPGIGLPMCVISAELAYKRMRGIKANGKLKAL
- the yihA gene encoding ribosome biogenesis GTP-binding protein YihA/YsxC, producing the protein MQIKKTQFITGMTQQGSTLRQEIPQIAFIGRSNVGKSSAINALTNNKNLAKTSSYPGRTQQINIFLINDSTYFVDLPGYGFTKTSKSIRTSIGDLINWYFDASGYEPKVVVLIVDAHVGPTESDVAMLNYFKESNRNIIVLANKIDKIKQSEFVKKLRKVEEFAGKNKVIPFSSEKKQGIYELYKEIF
- a CDS encoding serine/threonine protein kinase, with protein sequence MQDPWNTLTFDSILTETEKVTGLKLSNLVIQRNSYVNRVYELTVKQSNQKLIVKFYRPGRWTKQMIQEEHNFLFELASAELPVIVPLIFNKQTLFNFNDINFTIFPKKGGRAIDELNQDSWTLVGRLLGRIHLIGKPIQHSKRIIWTPEKATKKSLNYLLTNDFIPIDYMVSIERVADFFMQKASLLFKQEPLFLIHGDCHLGNLIHRPEEGIYLVDFDDMCIGPAVQDLWMLLPGNVNQCDKEINWFIDGYETFSSFNLQSLQLIPILKVMRMIHFASWCALQSNDASFKKHFPDWGSTQYWNQLIREIQENVYDYEE